The following proteins are encoded in a genomic region of Natrinema sp. DC36:
- the guaA gene encoding glutamine-hydrolyzing GMP synthase — translation MVDTETFVPDAVAEIGDEIGDANAVIALSGGVDSSVAAALAYEAIGDRLTPVYVDTGLMRKGETDQIRETFDYMESLRIVDAKDRFLEALGGTTDPEEKREIIGEQFIREFEREAKDADADYLVQGTIYPDRIESEGGIKSHHNVGGLPEIVDFEGIVEPVRDLYKDEVREVARHLGLDEIVAERMPFPGPGLAVRVIGEVTEEKLAVARHSCHVVEEELEEYEPWQALAAVIGKATGVKGDNRVHGWVVSVRSVDSRDGMTARAQEIDWETLQRIQSRITGQNDNVARVVYDVTHKPPATIEYE, via the coding sequence ATGGTAGACACCGAGACGTTCGTTCCAGACGCAGTTGCAGAGATCGGCGACGAAATCGGCGACGCGAACGCCGTCATCGCCCTTTCGGGCGGCGTCGACTCGTCGGTCGCCGCCGCACTGGCCTACGAGGCCATCGGCGACCGACTCACACCGGTCTACGTCGACACCGGCCTGATGCGGAAGGGCGAGACCGACCAGATCCGCGAGACGTTCGACTACATGGAGTCGCTGCGAATCGTCGACGCGAAAGACCGCTTCCTCGAGGCGCTCGGGGGAACCACCGATCCCGAGGAGAAGCGCGAGATAATCGGCGAGCAGTTCATTCGAGAATTCGAGCGCGAGGCCAAAGACGCGGACGCGGACTATCTCGTCCAGGGGACGATCTACCCCGACCGCATCGAGAGCGAGGGCGGGATCAAGTCCCACCACAACGTCGGCGGGCTCCCCGAGATCGTCGACTTCGAGGGCATCGTCGAACCGGTCCGTGACCTCTACAAGGACGAAGTCCGCGAGGTCGCTCGCCACCTCGGCCTCGACGAGATCGTCGCCGAGCGGATGCCGTTCCCCGGCCCCGGACTCGCCGTGCGCGTCATCGGCGAAGTCACCGAGGAGAAACTCGCGGTCGCCCGCCACTCGTGTCACGTCGTCGAGGAGGAACTCGAGGAGTACGAGCCCTGGCAAGCGCTCGCAGCCGTCATCGGCAAGGCCACGGGGGTCAAGGGAGACAACAGAGTTCACGGCTGGGTCGTCTCCGTGCGCTCAGTCGACTCGCGAGACGGAATGACCGCCCGCGCCCAGGAAATCGACTGGGAGACCCTCCAGCGCATCCAGTCCCGGATCACCGGCCAGAACGACAACGTCGCCCGCGTCGTCTACGACGTGACCCACAAGCCGCCCGCGACAATCGAGTACGAATGA
- a CDS encoding CTP synthetase: MSTTITTAIVAGPDDDGIGDALEHEGVDVTRLNGVISRPHLEEAGIVAADLYVLTDTEQATTIPIACDLNDELRTVVYARDSVPEFVRGQLDLAIDPQLMDASIVADELVA, from the coding sequence ATGAGTACTACAATCACGACCGCAATCGTCGCCGGCCCCGACGACGACGGTATCGGCGACGCGCTCGAGCACGAGGGCGTCGACGTCACCCGACTCAACGGCGTTATCTCCCGTCCGCACCTCGAGGAGGCCGGCATCGTCGCGGCCGATCTGTACGTCCTGACCGACACCGAGCAGGCGACGACGATCCCGATCGCCTGCGACCTGAACGACGAGCTTCGAACCGTCGTCTACGCTCGGGACTCCGTCCCCGAGTTCGTCAGGGGCCAGCTCGATCTCGCGATCGACCCGCAACTGATGGACGCGAGCATCGTCGCTGACGAACTGGTCGCCTGA
- a CDS encoding 5-formyltetrahydrofolate cyclo-ligase has product MRRTGVPDVGTGDGGGTETEAVDKASVRERIWDDLEESGEARFPFPPHGRIPNFAGASDAADRLAEQPEWNEATTIKANPDAPQLPVRRRALREGKTVYMAVPRLSDERCFLKLDPDDLEDYDAATTVSGSSKHGEQVGPEAVDRVDLIVSGSVAVTEAGGRIGKGEGYSDLEYAVLRELGLVDESTPVATTVHERQVIDDAVAIAAHDVAMDLVVTPERVLRPEIDGTGQPEGIDWDLLTDERLEEIPVLDRLESS; this is encoded by the coding sequence ATGCGACGAACGGGGGTGCCTGACGTGGGCACCGGCGACGGTGGCGGTACCGAAACCGAGGCCGTCGACAAGGCGTCCGTCCGCGAACGAATCTGGGACGACCTTGAAGAAAGCGGCGAGGCCCGGTTTCCGTTCCCGCCCCACGGCCGGATTCCGAACTTCGCCGGTGCGAGCGACGCTGCAGACCGGCTGGCCGAGCAACCGGAGTGGAACGAGGCGACGACGATCAAGGCCAATCCCGACGCGCCGCAGTTGCCCGTTCGACGGCGGGCGCTGCGCGAGGGGAAGACGGTCTACATGGCCGTGCCGCGACTCAGCGACGAGCGGTGTTTCCTGAAACTCGATCCCGACGACCTCGAGGATTACGACGCGGCGACCACCGTCTCCGGCTCGTCGAAACACGGCGAGCAGGTCGGCCCCGAAGCGGTGGACCGCGTCGATCTGATCGTCTCTGGCAGCGTTGCTGTAACCGAGGCGGGTGGCAGAATCGGCAAAGGAGAGGGCTACAGCGATCTCGAGTACGCCGTCCTCCGAGAACTCGGTCTGGTCGACGAGTCGACGCCGGTGGCGACGACGGTCCACGAACGGCAGGTGATCGACGACGCCGTCGCGATCGCGGCTCACGACGTCGCGATGGACCTCGTCGTCACGCCCGAGCGGGTGCTGCGACCCGAAATCGACGGGACCGGTCAACCCGAGGGGATCGATTGGGACCTGCTCACGGACGAGCGACTCGAGGAGATTCCGGTCCTCGACCGGCTCGAATCATCGTAA